The segment GGCCGCCGGCCCGTTCCTCTCGCCCTCGTCCCGACTGCTCAGGCCGCGCGCGTCGGCGCTGCCAGGATGGCCCGGCCGGCGCGCCGGCTCGTCACCGCCACGTAGAGGAGGCTCAACAGCCCCCACGCGCCCGCGATGGCGAAGCAGATGTACGCCTCGTGCTGCGCATCCGCGTTGCCGATGATGTAGAGGTACAGGATCGCGCCCAGCATGGCGAGGTTCGCGATCAGGCCGAGCCCCGGGACGACGAGGTGTTTCAGCATGCTGAACTCCTTGCGGCCGGTGAACGCGATGATCGTCCACACGCAGGTGAGGCCGTAGAGGACGAAGGTGCCGAAGTTCGAGGCCAGCGTGATGCCCGTCAGGCCGACGACGGAGTACACGCCGACCCAAGCGATGAGGGTCGACACGACGACCAGCACCCAGATCGCCCGGTGTGGGGTCGCGAAGCGCCCGTGCATGGCGCCGAGGAGCTCCGGCATCTCCTTGTCCTGCGCCATCGCGTAGCTCACGCGCACGGCGGTGTTGAGGCAGCTGAGCGTCGTGCCGAGGATCGCGAGCCCGACCGTCACGGCGATCGAGATCATGAGCCCGAAGCCGATGCCGCCGAGGACGCTGTTACCGACCAGGATCGCCATGTCGCCGATCGGCGCGCTGGAGGCCGCGGCCGCGGCCATGCCGGTCACCGCCGCCTGGTTCGCGTCCGTGCCGGCCAGCTTCTCGCTCACCATGTAGCCGGCCGCGAAGTACTCGAACATGTAGGCGAAGAGGCCCTGGATGACGAGCGAGAGGATCACAGCCCGCGGGATGTTCTTCTTGGGATCCTTGGTCTCGGCGGCGAACGCGGTGCAGCTTTCGAAGCCGACGAGGATGAGGATCGCGATGGTCGACTGGATGAGAACGCCCGAGAGCGAGTGCGGCATGACCACGTCCCAGCCACCACCGAACGCCCACCCGGTCGCGTGCTCGGGATTGTTCAGGCGGTAGTAGATCGCGAGGCAGCTGAACAGGACGAGCGTCGTGAGCTGGACGACGTTGATGACCAGCGCCGTCATGGTGGAGCCGTTCACGCCGCGCATCGCGATGTAGCCGTTCAGGGCCGCGAAGAGGGCCGCGATGATGGCCAGGCTCGTCCACGAGAGCGTCGCGCCGGTCAACTGCTGGTAGACGTAGCCGATCAGCGTCGCCATAAAGGCGACCATGCAGCCCGGGTACACCCAGTAGAAGAGGTGTGCCGCCCAGCCCGTGACGAGCTTGGCGAGCCGGGCCCACTTGTGATGGGCCTGGTTTTCGCGGTCGAGGAAGGCTTTCTCGGCGAAGTAGTAGCAGCTCCCGAACCCGGCCTCCGGGTAGAGGCGGGCGAGCTGGGCGTAGGAGATCGCGGTCAGGAAGGCGAGGATCAGCGCGAAGGCGATCCCGGCCCAGATGTCGCTCGCCACCGAGCTGCCGTCGGGCGCGGTGGCCGCGGCCTGCAGCTGGTAGGTGATCCACAGAAACGCGCCCGGCGCGATCAGCGCCATCGCGTTCACGGTGACGCCGGTGAGCCCGAGCGTCGGCTTTACGGCTGGCTGTTCTGGCATGCTTGGTGCCCTCCCGCGGGGCGGTCAGAGCAACCCGCATGCCACGGCGCGTCGCGGCCGGAGCAACGAAACCAGTGGCCACCGCCTCGGAGCGTTGCCTCTTCCGCCCGCGCCGCGCAAAAAACGGGCAGCAGCCCGGATCAGCGCCGGGAGAGCCGCGGCGCCCGTGGAGTGGGGGTGGCAGCGACCACGCACTCCCCGTCGAAGGTGAGCACGCGGCCGTTTTCGAGCCGGATGCGCCAGCGCCCGGCGCCGGCCGCCTGGCGCACGCTCCCGCGCAGCACGAGGATCACCTCGAGGGTCTGGCCGCGCTCGGCCGCCTCGGCGAGCCGCGCGTCGAGCGTCGCGGGGGCCGCGTCGCGTGCGATCATGCGTGACCCGTGGCGACGCGCTGCCCGTAGCGGAGCCACCGGAGCAGGCGCCCCCACCACCGGGGCCGGGGCGGCTTGCGCCGCAAGGGCAGCACGATGATGGTCGCGCGGGCCGCCCGGCGGGCCGGTTCTTCAGGGCGCAGCATTGGCCATCCCATTGGGCAGGCTCCCGCCACACCCACTCAGGATCAGCTCGAGGCCGAGCGTGTTCACGCGAGGCCCCCCCGTCACACCGCAGCCGGACCCCGCTCGCCCGTCCGGATGCGAACCACCTCCTCAACCGGCGAGACGAAGATCTTCCCGTCGCCGATGCGGCCGGTGCGCGCACCCGCCACGATCGCCTCCACCGCCTTCGCCACGCACTCGTCCGGCACCAGAACGGAGACCTGCACCTTGGGCAGGAAGTCGACGACGTACTCGGCGCCCCCGTAGAGGTCGGTCTGCCCCTTCTGGCGGCCAAAGCCACGCACGTCGCCGACCGTGAGCCCCCGCACCCCCGCCTTCCCGAGCCGGTCCTTCACGTCATCGAGCTTGAAGGGCTTGATGACCGCCTCGATCCGCTTCACGCCGAGCATGGAAGCAAGACCCCGACCAGCCGGACGGCGCCGCGAACACGACGCTTCTCGCCCGGAGCACGTCCCGCTGCCCAACGCGCGGGCAGGCGGCTGCCCAGGGCGCGGGATGCGGGTCGGCGATCAGCACCCGGAGTCACACGAACCTGAGCCCGGTGCCGATCGTCCCGAAGACGTTCGGGTCGCGTTGACCATGGAAGCCGCGTTCCTCTAATCTGCTCCGAGGAGGACTCCCATGGCCCAGGGCGCATTCCTCGGCGAAGCCCCCGTCCGGCGGACGATCGAGGTGAGGAGCCCTGCGACGGGCGCCCGCCTGGCCGAGTACCCGGTCTCCGACCGCGAGACGGTGGCCGCGGCCGTGGCGCGGGCGCGCGACGCCCAGGCGCCGTGGGCGGCTCTCGGGTTCGCCGAACGGGCGCGCATCCTGCGCACGGTCCGCGACCGCTTCATCGACGGGAAGGACCGCATCTGCGACGTCGTCTCGGGCGAGACCGGGAAGCCCCGGCACGACGTCATCACCAACGAGCTCCTCTTCCTCTGCGACGCGATCGGCTTCTGGTCGAAGCGCGCCGAGAAGTACCTCGCCGACGAGCCCGCGCGGCCCCACCTCCTCAAGAACAAGCGCGTCTACGTGAGCTACGTGCCCTACGGGGTCGTCGGGATCATCGGGCCGTGGAACTTCCCCTTCAATCTCACCATCGGCGAGGCGATCCCGGCGCTCATGGCGGGGAACGCGGTCGTCCTGAAGCCGTCGGAGGTGACGCCGGGGAGCGCCGTGCTCGGCGCCGAGCTGGCCCGGGCCGCGGGCCTCCCGCCGGACGTGCTCCAGGTCGTGACCGGCTACGGCGACACCGGGCAACACCTGATCGAGCTCGCCGACATGATCTGCTTCACGGGCAGCGTGGCGACCGGCCGCAAGGTCGCCGAGCGCTGCGGGCAGCTGCTCAAGCCCGTCACCCTCGAGCTCGGCGGCAAGGATCCTATGATCGTGCTCCGCGACGCGGATCTGGAGCGCGCCTCGAGCGCGTGCGTGTACGGCGGCCTGGTGAACGCCGGGCAGGTCTGCATCTCGGTCGAGCGCGTCTACGTCGAGGGGCCGGTATACGACGCCTTCGTCCAGAAGGTGGTGGCGAAGGTACGCCAGGTCCGCCAGGGCCCGCCCGACGCGGGCGTGGTCGAGGTCGGCTCCATGACCTTCCCGCCGCAGATCGACAAGGTCGAGCGCCACGTGCAGGACGCGGTCGCGCGGGGCGCGCAGGTGCTGACCGGCGGCCGGCGTCGCACCGACCTGCCGGGTCTCTACTTCGAGCCCACGGTGCTGGTCGACGTCGACCACGACATGGAGGTCATGCGCGACGAGACCTTCGGCCCGGTCATCCCGATCATGAAGGTGCGCGACGAGGAGGAGGCGATCCGCCTCGCCAACGAGTCGCGCTACGGCCTCGACGCCAGCGTGTGGACCAGGGACCTCGCGCGCGGCGCGCGCGTCGCCCGCCGCGTGCAGTCGGGCGCGGTGTGCGTGAACGACGTGCTCGTCAACTACGCCGTCACCGAGGTCCCGATGGGCGGCTGGAAGGAGAGCGGCATCGGCTACCGCCACGGCCCGGGCGGCATCCGCAAGTTCTGCGCGCAGCAGAGCGTGGTCATCGACCGCTTCGGCACGAAGTCCGAGATCAACTGGTGGCCGATGACGCCGCGGAAGGCGAAGCTCTTCCGGCGAGCGCTCAACTTCTTCGGATCGGGCTGGCGGCGGAAGCTGCGCGGGGCGTAGGCCCGTTCTGCCCGGCGGCCGCGGCCCCGGCGGTGCAGGGATGAACGGCCGGCGGCGCAAGCGTCATCTTCCCGTCCGTCGGGCACGTTCGGCCGCGCGCGCCGGCGCACAGCAGGCGCCGGACCGGCCGTCCCCTCGAGGGATGAGACCGCCCGGGAAATCAGGTGACCGCCTCGCTCGCCGCGCCGGTGAGATGACGCGCAGAAGTCGGTAGCCGTTCGGCGCATGGGCGAGAATCCCTGGCGGCACGGGGCTCTTTCCCCGAAGCGCCGCGTTGCCGGGCGGGGTCCCATCGACTGCCACGTCGGCACGGCGCCTGCTCATGCGGGGACGAGGAGACCGGCCACGTCTCACGCGCGCGCCCGGCGCGGGGGGCGGAAGGGATGACAACGGGTAGAGGAGGGCCGTATGGTGATGGGTTCAGGAGCAGAACCGGCCTCGATCGATCTGGGCGATGCGATGCTCGCGCCCGAGCCGACGCTCGACGGCCTCCTGGTTCTGCTCGTCGATGACGACGCGGACACGCGGGAGGCCATTTCCGCGGTGCTCAAGGAGTGCGGAGCGGAGGTCAGCGCGTTCGCCTGCGCACCCGAAGCCCTCGCGGCGCTCCGGCGCGAGATACCCGACGTCCTGGTGAGCGACATCGCGATGCCCGGCATGGACGGTCACCTGCTCATGCGCCGGATACGCGAGCTCGCTGCGGAGCGCGGGGGGAGCATCCCCGCGATCGCGCTCACGGCATACGCTTCGCCGGCGGACCGCACGCTGGCGCTCCTGGCCGGCTACCAGGTGTTCCTGCCGAAGCCATTCGATCCCGCGGAGCTCGTCGCGCTGGTGGCGAAGCTCGCCGGCGTCATGCCCGGCGCCTGAGCGGATCGGACGCCGGGGCTGGTCCTCCGCCCCCGGCGCAATAGGAGTCTGTCCGAGTAGTCATGGTGAGCGAGGCGAACGAGCCGGGGAGCGAGAGCGGCAAGCGCAGCGACGACCGACGAGGTGCGGCGCGCGGGACGCGCGCCGGGAGTTGGTCGCCGCAGGAGGGAGGAGCGAGCAGCCATCTGGCAGCGCGGCTGCCGCCGCGCTCCCCCGGATCGTTCGCCGCAGCCGCCATGACTACTCGGACAGCCTCCTAGGGATGCGCCGCCGGCCGCGCGGCGCGCCGGCCTACCAGGCCACCCGCTCGTCGATCAGCCGTGCGATCTCCTCCTCCGTCATGCCCAGCACCTCGCGCAGCACGAGCGCGGTGTGCTCGCCGAGCGCCGGCGCCGCCCAGCGGAGCTTCCCCGGCGTCGCCTCGAGCCTCAGCGCGTGGCCCTCGTAGGGCGCCGGCGGGCGCGCCGGGTGCTCGAGCCACTGGAAAAAGCGCCAGCCGGCGAGCGCCGAGTCGGCGTGCAGGTCGAGCGCGCTCTCGACGACCCCGGCCGCGATCCCGGCCGCCTGCAGCCGGCCCGCGAGCTCGCCGGCATCGTGGGAGCGCGTCGCCTCGGCCACCAGCGCGTCCAGCGCCTCGGCGTTGGCGAGGCGCGCCGCGTGCGACGCGAAGCGCGCATCCGCGAGCCAGGCGGGCCGCGCGAGCGCGGCGCACAGCGCGCGCCACTCCCCGTCGCCCTGCACGCCGAGCACGATCCACCGCTCGTCGCCCGCGCACGGGTAGGCGCCGTGCGGCGCCGCGTGGTCGCTGCGGTTCCCCGCGCGCGTCGCGATCCGGCCCGTCAGCTCGTAGTCGAGGAGCGCGGGGGCGAGGAAGTGGAGCGCGGCCTCGACCTGCGACACGTCGACGTGCTGGCCCTCGCCCGTCCGCCGCTGGTGATCGACGGCCGCGAGGAGCGCGGTCGCCGCGAGGCGCGGGACGACGTAGTCGGTGTACGCCCCGTAGGGCGGTGCGGGCGGGCGGTCCGCCCAGCCCGCGATCTCGTAGAAGCCCGAGAGCGCCGCCGCGAGCTGCCCGAAGCCCGGGAACTCGGCGTGCGGTCCGGTCTGCCCCTGGAGGCAGGTGCTGAGCATGACCAGGCGCGGGTTCAGTCGCCGGAGGTCCTCGTAGGCGAGGCCGAACGCGCGCATCACGTGCGGCGTGTAGCTCTCGACCAGGACGTCGGCCCAGACGGCGAGCCGCCGCGCGATGTCGCGCGCCGCAGGCGTGGACAGGTCGAGCGCGATGCCGAGCTTCGAGGTGTTGTAGCTGGCATAGAACTGACTCCGCTCGATGCCGGGCTTGCCCTCATGCCACGGCGGGCCCAGGCGGACGACGTCGTAGCGCGCACGCGACTCGACGCGGACGACGGTCGCACCGTGGTCGGCCAGGTACTTCACCGTGATCGGGCCGACGCCGGCCCAGGAGAAGTCGAGGACCTTCAGGTCGGCGAGCGGAAGCGAGGGGTCGGTCGGCAGCGCCATGGGTCAAATGATGCCCGCGCGCCGGAGCGCGTCCACGTCGTAGCCGCAGAGCTCGCCCCAGACGCGCGGGTTGTGTTCCCCGGGCTCCGGCGGCCGGCGCGGCTCGGCCAGCGGCGTGGCCGAGAGCCGCGCGAACGGCCCCGGGTAGCGGACACGCCGCCCGAGCACGCCGTCCTCGACGGGCCGGAAATACTCCCGGAAGGCGAGCTGCGGATCGGCCGCGATGTCCCCGACGGTCGCGACCGGCGCCACGAGGATGCGGCGCTGCACGCCCTCGCGGTAGACCTCCGCCTTGGTGCGGGTGCGAAGGAAGGCTTCGACCGCCTCCTCGATGCGCACCATCTCGGCCTGCACCGCAGGCGAGGCCTCCATCGCCCAGCCCGGCTCCCACTGCTCCCACGGCCAGTCGCGGAGCCAGGCGGGCAGCCTGCCGTGCTCGTCCATCCAGCGCATGAGCGCGCGCGTCGAGGGCGCGCCTTGCGCGCCCATCAAGAGCAGGCTCACGTGGCCGTCCGCGCATGGGAAGACCATCCGCCGCCGCACGCCGCGCGAGCCGACGAAGGGGCCGCTGCGGCGGAGGTGGTCGCCGTGGAGGACGGGAAACGCCTGCGCGTTCATGAGCGTCCACACCATCGCCGCCTGCGCGTTCACCACCACGTGCTGGCCGCGCCCGCTGCGCCCGCGGGCGAGGTGGGCGAGCAGCGTGCCGACCGCGGCCTCGGCGCCCGCGTGACAGAACGCCTGCCAGAGCGGCAGGCGGAGCGGTGGCCGGTCCTCGTCGCCGCACAGGTACATGGAGCCGCCCATGGCCGCGATCACGATGTCGTCGGCGTGGAGCGCGCGGCCGGGCGGGCGGTCGCCGAAGGCCGTCACGCTGGTGTGTACGAGCGCCGGCCGCTCGGCGGCGGTCTCGGCGACGAGGCGCGCCTCGGCCGAGTCGGGCGGGAACGAGTCGAGGACGAAGTCGACGCGCGCGGCCAGATCGGCCAGCACGCGCGGCGCCTCCGCGTGTTCCAGCGCGAGCGTCGCGCCGAGCTTCCCGGCGTTCATCGCGTGCCAGTAGAGGCCGTGCTCGCGTCCGTCGGGCGCCCGGTAACGCGGCCCGAGCGCGCGCCCGGGGTCGCCCCCCGGCGGCTCGACCTTGATCACCAGGGCACCCAGGTCGGCGAGCAGCCGGCCGCAGAGGTAGCCGAGCGCGTCGGTCAGATCGAGCGCACGCAGGCCGGCGAGCGGCGGGGGCATCATGTCGCGCTATCCGAGGGCCGGCAGGCGGGGCACGAACGGGATCAGGATCTCCGCCGCGATGAGCAGGATGATGATCCACTCGAGCACCTCGGTCCGGCGGTTCGCGGCCTGATCGGCGAGCTTCTGGTAGATGCTCTCCAGGGTCTGGAGCTTGCGGAGGATGCTCGCGTCCCACTCGGCCAGGTGGAAGCGCTCCGAGACCAGGCGATAGACGCGCGCCAGGTACTGGTCGCCGAGCAGCTTGAGGGCGTTGTTGACGCCCTCGAAGAGGATGGCGTTGTCGACCTGCAGCTGGCCTACCCGGCGGAGGTCGGCGCGCGACGAGCCCAGCAGCCAGAGGCCGTAGCGGCGGCGCGAGAGCGTCTCGTACGACTCGTCGAGCGCGTCGTCGAGCTGCTGGTCGAGGAAGCGCATCTCGAGCAGCTCGACGTTGGCGAACTCGAGCACGGTGCGCACGTCCTCGGCGTCCCGGTCGACGATCAGGGCCGCCTCCCAGTCGATGAGGGTCACGTCCTCCACGCCGAACGAGATGCGATGCGCGAGCGCGTCGCTCACCTCCTGGTCGGAGAGCACCGCGCGCTCCGCGCGCAGGATCTGCGCCACCTCCCGGGCATGGGTCGTGATCAGCGCGGCGGGCGCACACGGCGGAGAGGAGGCGGCGATCTCGAAGATCACGTAGGTCTCGACGAAATCCGCCAGCCCGGCGCGCGTCACCGCGGGGGCGATGGCCGCGAGCAGGTGCTCGACCCAACGGCGCGAGTCGGCGAGGAGCACGTCGCTCTCGTACAGTTCCTCGGCGAGCGTGACCAGGCGCGCGAGCGGGCCCTCGAGCGGGATCTGGTAGGTGACCGACACCGCGCCGAAGTCGTAGAGCACGGCGTCGACGGAGGGCGTCGTGCGGAAGGCGCCGACCGCGAGCGCCTCCCCTTCCTGCGTCACGCGCAGCGGAGCCGGTCGGTACTCGAAGTAGCGCGGCGCGCGATGCTTGTGGCGGATGGCCGCCCGCTGCGTCATCGCCGTGATCCGACGCTCCGACTCGTCGAGGTCGATCGCGAGCCCGGCATCGTAGGCGAAGAGGGCGTAGCAGACCCCCTCCTCCACCACCGGCTCGGCCTGTGCCTCGGGACGCGCCACGGGCCGTCAGCTGTGCCGGCCGGCGGCCGGCCGGTCAACCCCGGCGACGGGAACGAGCGTCAGCGCCTTCTCCACGATCTCGCGCGCCGCGTGCGGCCGGGCGAGCCGCCGGGCGTTCTCGCGCATCGCCGCGGTGCGCGCCGGGTCATCGAGCAGGCGGTCGATCTTGTAGCCGAGCACGGGCAGGTTGTTGCAGCGGATCGCCGCCCCCTGCTCGAGCAGGTGGTCCGAGTTCCGCTCCTCCTGGCCCGGGATGGGGTTGACGATGACGAGCACGAGCTGCTTCGCGAGCGCCTCGCTCGTGGTGAGCCCGCCGGGCTTCCCGACCAGGATGTCGGCCGCCGACATGTACTCGTCCATCTCCGTCGTGTAGCCGACGACGGCGAGCGCGTTCGGTTCCCCGGCGCGCTCGGCGGCGAGCGCGCCGAGCCGCTGCCGGAGCTCCTCGTTGCGCCCGCAGACGACCACGATCTGCGCGGGATGGCGCAGCCCGAGGAGGCTCGCGACGGCGTGCTCGATCGGTCCGACGCCGAAGCCGCCCGCCGAGAGGAGCACGATCGTCCGGTCGGCGAGGAGCCCGAGCTTCTGCCGCATCGCGTGCTTGTCCTTCGCCTCCGCGAACACCGGATCGATCGGGATGCCGCTCACGGTCACCTTGCCGGCGGGGATGCCGAGCCGCACCAGGTGCTCGCGCGTCTCGTCGATCGCCACGAAATAGTGCTCGAAATGATGGCACAGCCACATCGCGTGCACGTCGAAGTCGGTGACGACGATCGCCTGCGGGCACGCGAGCCGCGCCTTGGCCTTGAGCCACGAGATGATCTCGGCGGGCAGGAAGTGGGTGCACAGGACGAGGTCCGGCCGCTGCCTCTCGAGCATGCGCACGAACGGGCGCGTGTTGAGCTTGTCCCAGGCGAGGCGGCGCCGCTCCTTCTCCCACGGCGTGTCGAGCCGATCGTAGAGCCAGCCGAGCACGTCGGGCGCGCGCTCCACCAGCTCGATGTAGGCCTTCGAGTAGAGGGTGCGGAAGACCTTGTTGGTGAACTGGAGCGCGTCGACGTGGTGCACCTGGTAGGGGGCGCCCAGCTGGACGAAGGCGCGCTCCAGCGCCTGCGCGGCGCGGACGTGACCCGCGCCCGCGGAGGCCGACAGGATGAGGGCCTTGCCCGGCACCGGCGCATTGTCGCCGGGAGCGATGCGGTCGTCGAGCGGGCGCGAAGGGAGCGAGAGCCGGGGGGGCAACGCTAGTGCGTCAGCCGGCCGACGGCGGCCGCCGGCTGGTCGTCGTGGGCGACCGCCAGCGCGTCGGGGAGGCGCACCCGGAACTCGCTCCCCACCCCGGGCTGGCTCTCGACCGTGACCTCGCCGCCGAGCAGACGCACGCAGCGCTGCACGAGGGTGAGCCCGATGCCGAGGCCGAGGCCGTCGTGGCACCGCGTGCCCGAGCTGTCGCCCGGCGCGAAGAGCTCGCTCACGCGCTCGGGCGGGATGCCCACCCCGGTGTCGCGCACCGCGAGCACGGCGGAGCCCCGCTCCTCGCCCGCGCGCACCACCACCGTCACCTCCCCCGCGCTGGTGAACTTGAAGGCATTGGAGAGGAGGTGGAAGAGCAGGCGGCGCAGGAGCGCTTCGTCGACGCCCATGATCGCGGCCTCGGGCGCGATGGCCATGCGGAGCGGGACCCGCTCCCCCTCGAGCGGCCGGGGCAGCTCCGCCATCACCACCTCGACCAGGGCCGCGGTGTGGACCTGATCGCGGCAGATCGGCACACGGTCCGCCTCGAGCTGCACGAAGAACAGGATGTCGTCGATCAGGGTGTTCAGGCTGCGCGTGTTGCTGAGCACGCGGTCCAGGAGCGTCGCCTGCTCGCCGCTCAGCGTGCCCGCGGCGCCGTCGCGCACCAGCGCCGTGTAGCCGAGGATCGCGTTGAGCGGCGTGCGCAGCTCGTGCGAGACGGTGCCGAGGAACTCGCGCTTGACGCGGTTCGAGTGGATGAGCCCTTGCGTCAGGGCGCGGATGTTCTCCTCGTGCCCGCGGAGACTCTGCTGCTGATCGGGGAGCGCGCGGCGCCCGACCCCGAGCTCGCCCTCCAGGTCGGCGCACAGCGCGACCACCGACGCGCGCATGCGCGCGACGGTGAGCACCTGGCCGACGATATCCGCGAGCAGGGAGAGCGCGCGGTCGCGCGTGAAGGCTTGCGCCGGCGACGCCAGGGAATGGAGCAGGAGCGCGCCGCCCGGCTCGCCGCTCACGGCGAAGGGGAGGACGAAAAAGCCCTCGCCGGCGAGCTCTCCCGGCGAGACCGCGTCGAAGCCCCCATCCGTCCGGCGCCGAAAGCAGGTCGGGCTCATGCCCGGCTTGAGCAGGCGCGCGAGCGCGAGCCAGCCCGACTCGCCGAGTCCGCCGCACGGGCCGCCCAGGCGCTGCGCCTGCGTCGCGAACCCGGTCAGCGTCAGGTCGCCCCGGGGCTCCTCGCACAGCGCGACGGCGCACGTCTCGAGGGCGAGCTGCTGTACGAGCGCCTCGGCGATCTCCTGCCCGCACTGCCTGACCGCGGGCCCGCGCGCGAGCAGGTCGAGCAGGACCTTGATCGTGGAGAGGTACGCGACGGCATCGTCGCGCTGCTCCTCGACCTGGGCGAGTGCCTCGCGGATGTGATCGTTCCAGCGCTCCCTCGCCATGCGGCTCACGCCTCGAGCTGGCCCAGCGCCGCGAGCTCGTCGCCCTCGCGCAGCTGGCGCACCACGTCGTCCCACACCGCGGGCGTGACGCCGTGCTCGCGGCTCCGGTCGAGGAGTGCGGTCGCCTGCGAGTCCATCACGCCGGTGGCGAGATCGGTCCACGCGACCAGGCGGTCGGCGACGGCGAGGAGCCCGGGCACCCCGGGGCGTGCGTCGGCCGCATGGTGCGCGCGCACGGCCTCGACGATCGTGGGCGGGAGGCTCCACGCCTCGAGGATCCAGCCGCCGACCTCGGCGTGGTCAACGCCCAGGCCGGTGGCCTCCTTGCGCTCGATCGCCCCGGCCTCGCCCGCGTCGCCGACGACCCGCCAGTATTCCTCGCGGAAGCGCATCGCGAGGACGAGCCGCCCGACGTCGTGGAGCACGCCGGCCGTGAAGGCCTCGTCCGGGTCGCCGGCGCGCAGCCGCGCAGCCAGGGTCTTGGCCGCCACCCCGACCGCCAGCGCATGCGCCCAGAGCTCCTCCGGCCGGCTCTGCGCCATGCCGGTCCCGAGCGTGTCCCACACCTTCACCCCGAGTGCCAGGTTGCGGACGGTCGAGAGACCGAGCAGCGCGACGGCGCGCGGGATGGTCGAGACCCGCCGGCTCTGGCCGAAGAAGGCGCTGTTGGCCAGCCGAAGCATCTTCCCGGTGAGCGCCTGATCGTGCTCGATGAGCGCGATCAGCTCCCTGCCGCTGGCGCTCTCCGACTCGGCGAGGTGGAGGATCCTGGCCAGCACGGTGGGGAGGGTGGGAAGGTTCTTCCGCGTCACCACGTCCGCCCGGAACTGCTGCATCGCCTGCTCGTCCATCCCCACCCCCTCGCGTCCCCCCGGCACGCGCCGTGTCGTCCGTGCCCGCCCGTTTCCACGGGGAGTATCGGCGCTGCGGGCGAAAACTTGAGGGGACGTGGGACGATCGGACCTCCGCTACGGCAGCGCCGCCACCGCCCGCAGCGGCCCGCCGCTGCCGCCTGCGATCTTCATCGGCAGCCCGATGAACGTTGCACCCCGCGGCGGCAGCGCCGCGATGCCGGCCAGGTTCTCGAAGATGGGCACGTTGGCGTTGGTGAGCGCGCGATGGGCGCGGAAGTCCGGGGAAGTGGAGGTGCGCGGTGTCGCCGGGCGCCGCGCTGCCGAGGTAGCGCGCCCGGTCGTCCCAGAAGCGGTCCCAGCCGGTGCGGACGAGAACGACCGCGCCGTCCGGGATCCGTCCGCTCCCGCGCTCGCAAGCCTCCAGGTCGGCGCGCTCGAGGAGCGCGTCGGGGTCGCGCGTGGCCTTGTCGCTCACGTCCACCACCACCGCGGGGCCGACCAGCCGGTCGAGGGGGATCTCGTCCGCCGTCCAGCGGCCCGCGGCGAAGTGGATGGGGGCGTCCAGGTGTGTGCCGCCGTGCTCGGCGGCCGAGAAGTTGTTGGCGGCGTACCACCAGCCGCCCTCGGTCACCCCGTGCGCCACTGGCTCGAGCGTGAAGGGCTTGGCCGTCGGCCAGTAGATCGTCCGGGCGTCGAAGGGATGGGTCAGGTCGACCAGCCGGGCGCCGGCCAAGTCGAGGGCCGTCACCGGTGCCGCCAGGGCGACCGCCAGCGCCACGAGCATCATCATGTCCCACCTCCGGGTTGCCGCTTCGTCGGCATGCGGTCTATTATCCGGGCGTTTCATGGCGCGCTCCCCCGTCGAGGGTCCAGAGCAGCTCTTCCACTTCACGCCGGCGGCGCGTGCGGCGTTCCCGCGCACGCGGCGCGGCGCGGAGCCCGGGGAGAAGCTCCTCATCACCGGCATCGCGGGCGGCCTCGGACGCCTCATCGCCAGGCGCCTCGGCGACTACTTCAGGGTCGCCGGAGTCGATCGCAGCCCGTGGGAGGGCTTCCCGCCCAACGTCAGCATGCACGTCGTCGATCTCCGCA is part of the Deltaproteobacteria bacterium genome and harbors:
- a CDS encoding aldehyde dehydrogenase family protein; protein product: MAQGAFLGEAPVRRTIEVRSPATGARLAEYPVSDRETVAAAVARARDAQAPWAALGFAERARILRTVRDRFIDGKDRICDVVSGETGKPRHDVITNELLFLCDAIGFWSKRAEKYLADEPARPHLLKNKRVYVSYVPYGVVGIIGPWNFPFNLTIGEAIPALMAGNAVVLKPSEVTPGSAVLGAELARAAGLPPDVLQVVTGYGDTGQHLIELADMICFTGSVATGRKVAERCGQLLKPVTLELGGKDPMIVLRDADLERASSACVYGGLVNAGQVCISVERVYVEGPVYDAFVQKVVAKVRQVRQGPPDAGVVEVGSMTFPPQIDKVERHVQDAVARGAQVLTGGRRRTDLPGLYFEPTVLVDVDHDMEVMRDETFGPVIPIMKVRDEEEAIRLANESRYGLDASVWTRDLARGARVARRVQSGAVCVNDVLVNYAVTEVPMGGWKESGIGYRHGPGGIRKFCAQQSVVIDRFGTKSEINWWPMTPRKAKLFRRALNFFGSGWRRKLRGA
- a CDS encoding P-II family nitrogen regulator, with amino-acid sequence MKRIEAVIKPFKLDDVKDRLGKAGVRGLTVGDVRGFGRQKGQTDLYGGAEYVVDFLPKVQVSVLVPDECVAKAVEAIVAGARTGRIGDGKIFVSPVEEVVRIRTGERGPAAV
- a CDS encoding APC family permease, coding for MPEQPAVKPTLGLTGVTVNAMALIAPGAFLWITYQLQAAATAPDGSSVASDIWAGIAFALILAFLTAISYAQLARLYPEAGFGSCYYFAEKAFLDRENQAHHKWARLAKLVTGWAAHLFYWVYPGCMVAFMATLIGYVYQQLTGATLSWTSLAIIAALFAALNGYIAMRGVNGSTMTALVINVVQLTTLVLFSCLAIYYRLNNPEHATGWAFGGGWDVVMPHSLSGVLIQSTIAILILVGFESCTAFAAETKDPKKNIPRAVILSLVIQGLFAYMFEYFAAGYMVSEKLAGTDANQAAVTGMAAAAASSAPIGDMAILVGNSVLGGIGFGLMISIAVTVGLAILGTTLSCLNTAVRVSYAMAQDKEMPELLGAMHGRFATPHRAIWVLVVVSTLIAWVGVYSVVGLTGITLASNFGTFVLYGLTCVWTIIAFTGRKEFSMLKHLVVPGLGLIANLAMLGAILYLYIIGNADAQHEAYICFAIAGAWGLLSLLYVAVTSRRAGRAILAAPTRAA
- a CDS encoding glycosyltransferase, whose amino-acid sequence is MPGKALILSASAGAGHVRAAQALERAFVQLGAPYQVHHVDALQFTNKVFRTLYSKAYIELVERAPDVLGWLYDRLDTPWEKERRRLAWDKLNTRPFVRMLERQRPDLVLCTHFLPAEIISWLKAKARLACPQAIVVTDFDVHAMWLCHHFEHYFVAIDETREHLVRLGIPAGKVTVSGIPIDPVFAEAKDKHAMRQKLGLLADRTIVLLSAGGFGVGPIEHAVASLLGLRHPAQIVVVCGRNEELRQRLGALAAERAGEPNALAVVGYTTEMDEYMSAADILVGKPGGLTTSEALAKQLVLVIVNPIPGQEERNSDHLLEQGAAIRCNNLPVLGYKIDRLLDDPARTAAMRENARRLARPHAAREIVEKALTLVPVAGVDRPAAGRHS
- a CDS encoding response regulator; this encodes MVMGSGAEPASIDLGDAMLAPEPTLDGLLVLLVDDDADTREAISAVLKECGAEVSAFACAPEALAALRREIPDVLVSDIAMPGMDGHLLMRRIRELAAERGGSIPAIALTAYASPADRTLALLAGYQVFLPKPFDPAELVALVAKLAGVMPGA
- a CDS encoding CoA transferase — protein: MALPTDPSLPLADLKVLDFSWAGVGPITVKYLADHGATVVRVESRARYDVVRLGPPWHEGKPGIERSQFYASYNTSKLGIALDLSTPAARDIARRLAVWADVLVESYTPHVMRAFGLAYEDLRRLNPRLVMLSTCLQGQTGPHAEFPGFGQLAAALSGFYEIAGWADRPPAPPYGAYTDYVVPRLAATALLAAVDHQRRTGEGQHVDVSQVEAALHFLAPALLDYELTGRIATRAGNRSDHAAPHGAYPCAGDERWIVLGVQGDGEWRALCAALARPAWLADARFASHAARLANAEALDALVAEATRSHDAGELAGRLQAAGIAAGVVESALDLHADSALAGWRFFQWLEHPARPPAPYEGHALRLEATPGKLRWAAPALGEHTALVLREVLGMTEEEIARLIDERVAW